A single genomic interval of Mucilaginibacter boryungensis harbors:
- a CDS encoding putative signal transducing protein — MKNTILTAMKDEGHIIIFQTFYDPVLAHIVRGRLEDNGIPCFISDENTLAANPFYNQAIGGIKLNIFEHDLEKCRAILAEDTDLANEL; from the coding sequence TTGAAAAATACTATTTTAACTGCTATGAAAGACGAAGGCCACATCATCATTTTCCAAACCTTTTATGATCCCGTATTGGCCCACATCGTCCGCGGGCGGCTGGAAGACAATGGCATCCCTTGTTTTATAAGTGATGAAAACACCTTAGCGGCGAACCCCTTTTATAACCAGGCTATCGGCGGTATTAAACTAAATATTTTTGAGCATGACCTTGAAAAATGCCGGGCTATTTTAGCTGAAGATACTGACCTGGCAAACGAGTTATAA
- a CDS encoding DEAD/DEAH box helicase: MAAAFIDFNFNKQVLNAIADAGYTEPTPVQQKAIPPILNGQDVMGIAQTGTGKTAAYVLPIIMKLKYAQGEHARALIISPTRELAMQIEENVQAYSKYTDLRTVVLYGGLGPKTQIENIKKGVDIIVATPGRFMDIYLAGHIHTKPLQVLVLDEADKMMDMGFMPQINRILEIVPRKRQNLLFSATMSDKIHQLAGNFLEFPTVIEVTPQATPAQTITQKLYYVPNVKTKINLLRRLLDEEENAITKLIVFCKTRAVAEDVYKYLVRKYNQKEVKVLHANKGQNTRINSINSFKDDEVKILVATDVASRGIDVSNVSHVINFDVPMVYEDYVHRIGRTGRALQAGEAITFCTPAETYYMGKIQKLIRQTVDVSPIPDDVFIEETPYEERQDQNREIDLQKRKEDPDFKGAFHEKKTMSQHKKFDAKKLKANPRLGAKNPTKKFKKKH; encoded by the coding sequence ATGGCAGCAGCCTTCATCGATTTTAATTTTAACAAACAGGTTTTAAATGCAATAGCCGACGCCGGCTATACCGAGCCGACGCCCGTACAGCAAAAAGCCATTCCGCCGATACTAAACGGACAAGATGTAATGGGCATAGCGCAAACGGGTACAGGTAAAACCGCGGCCTACGTGTTACCTATTATTATGAAGCTGAAATATGCCCAGGGCGAGCATGCCCGTGCGCTCATTATTTCGCCGACCCGTGAATTGGCCATGCAGATCGAAGAAAATGTACAAGCATATTCAAAATACACCGATCTGAGGACTGTAGTATTGTACGGGGGGCTTGGGCCTAAAACACAAATAGAGAACATCAAAAAAGGTGTGGATATTATTGTGGCTACCCCCGGACGGTTTATGGATATTTATCTTGCAGGCCATATCCATACCAAACCATTGCAAGTGTTAGTGTTGGACGAAGCCGATAAAATGATGGATATGGGCTTTATGCCGCAAATAAACCGTATACTGGAAATAGTACCCCGCAAACGGCAAAACTTGTTGTTTTCGGCTACCATGTCGGATAAGATACATCAACTTGCCGGTAATTTCCTTGAATTTCCAACGGTAATTGAAGTGACGCCCCAGGCTACTCCGGCACAAACCATTACACAAAAACTTTACTATGTACCAAATGTAAAAACTAAAATAAACCTGTTAAGACGTTTGCTGGACGAGGAGGAAAACGCGATAACCAAACTGATCGTTTTCTGCAAAACCCGTGCTGTAGCTGAAGATGTTTATAAATACCTGGTACGTAAATACAATCAAAAGGAGGTTAAAGTACTGCACGCCAATAAAGGTCAGAATACGCGTATTAATTCCATCAATTCATTTAAAGATGATGAAGTGAAAATACTGGTAGCTACAGATGTGGCATCGCGCGGCATTGATGTAAGTAATGTAAGCCATGTAATAAACTTTGATGTACCGATGGTATACGAAGACTATGTCCACCGTATCGGTCGCACTGGACGTGCTTTACAAGCAGGGGAGGCTATTACTTTCTGTACACCTGCAGAAACTTATTACATGGGTAAGATTCAGAAACTGATAAGGCAAACAGTGGATGTATCTCCCATACCAGATGATGTTTTTATAGAAGAAACCCCTTACGAAGAACGCCAGGACCAGAACCGGGAAATAGATTTGCAGAAGCGAAAGGAAGATCCGGACTTTAAAGGGGCTTTTCATGAGAAAAAGACCATGAGCCAGCATAAAAAGTTCGATGCCAAAAAGTTGAAAGCCAATCCGCGCCTGGGGGCTAAAAATCCTACTAAGAAATTTAAAAAGAAACACTGA
- a CDS encoding helix-turn-helix transcriptional regulator, with protein MNRIDRISAILIQLQSRRVVKAADIAERFNISLRTVYRDVKTLEEAGVPIIGEAGIGYSIMDGYRLPPVMFTKEEATAFLTAEKFVEKMTDTATTKHYQSAMYKVKSVLRSADKNMLEDMDEHIAVLKSKKHQGDDNDRNALQPILNGIINKTVLGLDYFALHSQENSSRHVEPVGVFFSEGYWHLIAYCRLRNDYRDFRIDRIKRLYTTELYFNKQHPTLKQYLSKVATEQKLHTVIMCVDKKIAGHLDAQKYYSGFVSQEELDDCIQMTFLTNSIEGFARWYLMFGDQAQITSPDYLKDRIREILDEMVKNITSPDVLLT; from the coding sequence ATGAACCGCATCGACCGCATATCTGCTATATTGATACAACTGCAATCCCGCAGAGTGGTAAAGGCTGCAGACATTGCTGAACGCTTTAATATCAGTTTACGCACGGTATACCGCGATGTGAAAACTTTAGAAGAAGCAGGTGTGCCGATAATTGGCGAAGCGGGTATAGGGTATTCTATCATGGACGGTTATCGTTTACCGCCGGTAATGTTTACTAAGGAAGAAGCCACAGCTTTTCTTACCGCCGAAAAGTTTGTAGAGAAGATGACTGATACCGCTACAACAAAACATTATCAATCGGCAATGTATAAAGTGAAATCCGTATTGCGGTCGGCCGATAAAAATATGCTGGAGGACATGGACGAACACATTGCTGTGCTAAAATCCAAAAAACACCAGGGAGATGATAACGATCGGAATGCTTTGCAACCCATATTAAATGGCATAATTAATAAAACCGTTTTAGGGCTGGATTATTTTGCCCTGCATAGCCAGGAAAACAGCAGCCGGCATGTAGAACCTGTCGGTGTGTTTTTTTCGGAAGGTTACTGGCATTTGATAGCTTATTGCCGGTTGCGTAATGATTACCGCGATTTCAGGATAGACCGTATTAAACGGTTATATACTACCGAACTGTATTTCAACAAGCAGCATCCTACATTAAAGCAATACTTATCTAAAGTTGCTACCGAACAAAAATTGCACACCGTGATAATGTGTGTTGATAAGAAGATTGCAGGCCACCTTGACGCGCAGAAGTATTACAGCGGTTTTGTATCGCAGGAAGAATTGGACGACTGCATACAAATGACTTTTTTAACTAATTCGATAGAGGGATTCGCCCGCTGGTATCTGATGTTCGGCGACCAGGCGCAGATCACCAGCCCTGATTATTTAAAGGACAGGATACGGGAGATATTGGATGAAATGGTTAAAAATATTACCAGCCCCGATGTGTTACTGACATAA
- a CDS encoding dihydroorotase codes for MPTILIKQATIVNENQQFVADILIKDGFIERVDKQIDTKSDQEINAGGLHLLPGCIDDQVHFREPGLTHKGEIYTESRAAVAGGITSFMEMPNTVPNTLTQGLLANKYAIAAQKSLANYSFFMGASNDNLDEVLKTDILNVCGIKVFMGSSTGNMLVDNPTTLEKLFSESPMLIATHCEDEATIQRNLAHYKYILGDNITIDYHPKIRSEEACYLSSSMAVELAKKNNTRLHILHISTEKETHLFDNQLALKDKRITAEACIHHMWFSDADYATKGNFIKWNPAIKTVSDRDGILQAVLDGRIDVIATDHAPHTLEEKSQSYLKAPSGGPLVQHALVAMLELYHQGKITLEQIAEKMAHNVAICFQIEKRGFIREGYWADLVLVDLNKHHKVQTDNILYKCKWSPFEGQTFNSSVTHTIVSGNLVYENGQLIEGINGKRLSFSR; via the coding sequence ATGCCTACCATTCTCATTAAACAAGCCACTATAGTTAACGAAAACCAGCAATTTGTTGCCGATATTCTTATTAAAGATGGTTTTATAGAACGTGTTGATAAACAAATTGATACGAAATCCGATCAGGAGATCAATGCCGGGGGGCTTCACCTACTACCAGGCTGTATTGATGACCAGGTTCATTTTCGTGAACCGGGATTAACGCATAAAGGCGAGATCTATACCGAATCACGTGCAGCCGTGGCAGGTGGCATAACTTCATTTATGGAGATGCCAAATACAGTACCTAATACGCTTACGCAAGGACTACTGGCTAATAAATATGCTATTGCCGCACAAAAATCATTGGCTAACTATTCATTTTTTATGGGGGCAAGTAATGATAATTTGGATGAAGTGCTGAAAACAGATATACTCAACGTATGCGGCATTAAAGTTTTTATGGGCTCATCGACAGGGAATATGCTGGTAGATAACCCCACTACGCTGGAAAAACTGTTTTCAGAATCACCGATGCTTATTGCAACACATTGTGAGGATGAAGCTACTATTCAACGTAATTTGGCGCATTATAAATACATTTTAGGCGATAACATTACAATAGATTATCACCCTAAAATACGCAGTGAAGAGGCTTGTTACCTTTCATCATCTATGGCTGTTGAGTTAGCTAAAAAGAACAATACACGCTTGCATATCCTGCATATATCAACCGAAAAAGAAACGCATTTATTTGATAATCAGTTAGCATTAAAAGATAAGCGCATTACCGCCGAAGCCTGCATTCACCATATGTGGTTTAGCGATGCGGATTATGCTACCAAGGGAAACTTCATTAAATGGAACCCTGCTATAAAAACAGTAAGCGACCGCGATGGTATCCTGCAAGCTGTGCTTGATGGCCGCATAGATGTGATAGCTACCGACCATGCCCCACACACGCTTGAAGAAAAATCTCAGTCGTATTTAAAAGCCCCATCGGGTGGACCGCTGGTGCAGCATGCTTTAGTGGCTATGCTGGAACTTTATCATCAAGGCAAAATTACGTTGGAGCAGATAGCAGAGAAAATGGCGCATAACGTGGCGATATGTTTCCAGATTGAAAAGCGTGGGTTTATCCGTGAAGGGTATTGGGCGGACCTGGTATTAGTTGATTTAAATAAACACCATAAGGTTCAGACTGACAATATTTTATATAAATGCAAATGGAGCCCGTTCGAGGGTCAAACTTTTAATAGTTCCGTTACGCATACCATCGTATCGGGCAATTTGGTTTATGAGAACGGCCAATTAATTGAGGGGATTAACGGAAAACGTTTAAGTTTTAGCAGGTAA
- a CDS encoding winged helix DNA-binding domain-containing protein gives MDILKQRLLNQQISKHNFTNAADVVHWFGAIQAQDYAGAKWALSLRLKGAKDTVIEKSLDRGEILRTHVMRPTWHFVSPKDIRWMLELTAPRINAGNASRYRGFELTEKVLNKCHDILIRSLEGRKYLTRTQLSEILNKANIPTHENRAAHILMHAELAGLICSGPRNGNQFTYALLDERVPKTTPIDYDEALGRLVERYFTAHGPATVHDCAWWSGLTLTDVKKGISITQAKLNTVTINKQAYWFAANMPEPARMSPHIYLLPNYDEYIVGYADRAALAAVSHINSRDNALFSNTVIVKGKVAGVWKKTLKKDKIEINLESFGKIEQKQLKKALDLYSKHTDREAIIKI, from the coding sequence ATGGATATCCTGAAACAACGTTTATTAAACCAACAAATTTCAAAACACAACTTCACTAACGCGGCCGACGTTGTGCACTGGTTTGGTGCAATACAGGCACAGGATTATGCCGGGGCCAAATGGGCGCTGTCATTAAGATTAAAGGGCGCGAAAGACACCGTAATAGAAAAATCCTTAGACCGGGGTGAGATACTCCGCACCCATGTAATGCGCCCAACCTGGCATTTTGTTAGTCCTAAAGATATCCGGTGGATGCTGGAGCTGACAGCGCCACGAATAAATGCAGGGAATGCCAGCCGTTACCGTGGGTTTGAACTTACTGAAAAGGTATTGAACAAATGTCACGATATCCTGATCAGATCACTGGAAGGAAGAAAATATCTTACAAGAACCCAACTATCTGAAATATTAAATAAAGCCAATATACCCACACACGAAAATAGGGCAGCCCACATTTTAATGCATGCTGAATTAGCCGGACTAATTTGCAGCGGCCCCCGCAATGGTAACCAGTTTACCTATGCGCTACTGGATGAGCGTGTACCTAAAACCACACCTATTGATTATGATGAAGCCTTGGGGAGATTGGTTGAGCGTTATTTTACAGCGCATGGCCCGGCTACTGTACATGATTGCGCCTGGTGGTCGGGGTTAACTTTAACCGATGTTAAAAAGGGGATAAGTATTACGCAAGCTAAGCTTAATACAGTCACTATAAACAAGCAGGCCTATTGGTTTGCCGCTAATATGCCCGAACCTGCCAGGATGAGTCCGCACATTTACTTATTGCCAAATTATGATGAGTACATTGTAGGCTATGCCGACAGGGCAGCGCTCGCTGCCGTTAGCCATATCAACTCGCGCGACAATGCTCTATTTAGCAATACGGTAATTGTAAAAGGGAAGGTTGCAGGTGTCTGGAAAAAAACGCTGAAAAAAGATAAAATTGAAATAAACCTTGAAAGTTTTGGCAAAATTGAACAAAAGCAACTAAAAAAAGCACTTGATCTATATAGTAAACACACAGACAGAGAAGCAATAATTAAGATTTAA
- a CDS encoding copper homeostasis protein CutC, whose amino-acid sequence MVSLEVCANSATSAIAAQNGGAARVELCNNLYQGGITPSHGHILVARKHLHIKLYTLIRPRSGDFLYTKEEFQVMLSDVRQSIALGCDGIVVGILNKDGSVDMERNSQIVNMARQHGLGVTFHRAFDVCADKEKALEDLIHIGFERLLTSGGKSNVIEGARNVKNLLDQANGRISIMPGGGISEKNVADLVHYTGVKEIHSSARALVNSQMEYRNDSIMMGTRYVDEYAIYETSPKVVQNLIRLANSVD is encoded by the coding sequence ATGGTCTCTTTAGAGGTCTGTGCTAACTCTGCTACTTCAGCTATTGCAGCCCAAAATGGTGGTGCCGCACGTGTTGAATTATGTAATAATTTATATCAGGGTGGTATTACCCCATCGCATGGCCATATACTGGTGGCCCGCAAACACTTACATATTAAATTGTATACACTTATCAGGCCGCGCAGCGGTGATTTTTTGTATACTAAAGAAGAGTTTCAGGTAATGTTATCGGATGTGCGGCAAAGTATTGCGCTTGGCTGCGATGGCATAGTAGTAGGGATTTTAAATAAAGACGGTTCGGTAGATATGGAACGGAATAGTCAAATTGTAAATATGGCCCGCCAACATGGATTGGGCGTTACCTTTCACAGGGCATTTGATGTTTGCGCCGATAAAGAAAAAGCATTGGAAGATTTGATCCATATAGGCTTTGAGCGTCTATTAACGTCGGGTGGGAAATCAAACGTTATAGAAGGTGCCCGTAACGTCAAAAATTTATTAGATCAGGCCAACGGCCGTATTAGCATAATGCCTGGCGGCGGTATTAGTGAAAAGAACGTGGCCGACCTTGTTCACTACACCGGGGTAAAAGAAATACATTCATCAGCACGTGCCCTTGTAAACAGCCAGATGGAATATCGCAATGACAGCATTATGATGGGTACGCGCTATGTAGATGAGTACGCCATTTATGAAACCAGCCCCAAAGTTGTACAAAATCTGATACGCTTAGCTAATAGTGTTGATTAG
- a CDS encoding N(4)-(beta-N-acetylglucosaminyl)-L-asparaginase, translated as MYNRRKFIKLSALSASLATFIPRMVKAGSDDITTSSLPVVISTWDFGIAANAAAWEVLKKGGRALDAVEAGAKIPEADLKNHSVGRAGYPDRDGIVTLDACIMDEFGNCGSVAAMEDIAHPISVARMVMEKTPHVMLAGDGARQFAIQNGLHKEHLLTPESEKAWKEWLKKAEYKPVINIENQQHMRGDKYNHDTIGMLAIDSKGNISGACTTSGMAFKMHGRVGDSPIIGAGLYVDNEVGGATSTGVGEEVIRNVGSFLVVELMRRGYHPEEACREAVNRIIKKKPQTAKDIQVGFLAINKKGEYGAYAIQKGFSFAVCNKEKQDILIKGKSIYSS; from the coding sequence ATGTATAACAGGCGTAAATTTATAAAACTATCAGCCCTCAGCGCGTCGCTGGCCACATTTATACCACGTATGGTAAAAGCAGGCAGCGATGACATAACTACTTCTTCATTACCTGTTGTAATTTCAACCTGGGATTTTGGCATTGCTGCAAATGCTGCGGCATGGGAAGTATTAAAAAAGGGCGGCCGCGCGTTAGATGCTGTAGAAGCCGGTGCTAAAATACCAGAAGCCGACCTGAAAAACCACTCGGTTGGCCGGGCTGGTTATCCCGACAGGGATGGTATAGTTACACTTGATGCCTGTATTATGGACGAGTTTGGCAACTGCGGTTCGGTAGCGGCTATGGAAGATATAGCCCATCCCATTTCTGTTGCGCGCATGGTAATGGAAAAAACTCCGCATGTAATGCTGGCTGGTGATGGCGCTCGTCAATTTGCCATTCAAAATGGATTGCATAAAGAGCACTTGCTAACTCCCGAATCAGAAAAAGCCTGGAAAGAATGGTTAAAGAAAGCGGAATATAAGCCTGTAATAAATATTGAAAACCAGCAGCATATGCGCGGCGACAAGTACAATCACGATACGATTGGTATGCTGGCTATTGATAGTAAAGGTAATATATCCGGGGCTTGTACCACCAGCGGCATGGCTTTCAAAATGCACGGCCGTGTTGGCGATAGTCCTATTATTGGGGCAGGCTTATATGTAGATAACGAAGTTGGCGGTGCTACCTCAACTGGGGTTGGCGAGGAAGTGATACGTAATGTGGGCAGCTTTTTAGTTGTTGAACTGATGCGCCGGGGCTATCATCCTGAAGAGGCTTGCCGCGAGGCCGTAAACCGCATTATCAAAAAGAAACCACAAACGGCTAAAGATATACAGGTAGGCTTTTTGGCCATTAACAAAAAAGGTGAATACGGTGCTTACGCGATACAAAAAGGATTTTCATTTGCCGTATGCAATAAGGAAAAACAGGATATTTTGATAAAAGGTAAAAGCATTTATTCAAGTTAA
- a CDS encoding organic hydroperoxide resistance protein gives MEKLYTAVVTATGGRDGHIKSSDGIIDLEMKKPKALGGEDGYANPELLFAGAWGSCYLGALGSVGKRDGVDVTGATTEVHISFNRESETSYFLSAELHVHIPGLDLAKTQKLADAAHKGCPYSKATRGNIDVKIIAV, from the coding sequence ATGGAAAAGCTATATACTGCTGTAGTAACGGCCACAGGTGGCCGCGACGGTCACATCAAATCATCAGACGGTATTATTGATCTGGAAATGAAGAAGCCTAAAGCATTGGGCGGCGAGGATGGCTATGCCAACCCCGAACTGTTGTTTGCAGGCGCATGGGGCAGCTGTTATTTAGGCGCACTAGGTTCGGTTGGTAAGCGAGATGGCGTAGATGTAACAGGGGCCACTACCGAAGTACATATTAGCTTTAACCGGGAAAGCGAAACATCTTATTTCCTGTCCGCTGAATTACATGTACATATCCCGGGACTGGACTTGGCCAAAACCCAAAAACTTGCCGATGCCGCACACAAAGGTTGCCCATATAGCAAAGCGACCCGCGGGAATATTGACGTGAAGATAATAGCGGTATAA
- a CDS encoding PQQ-binding-like beta-propeller repeat protein → MRNIAKLLPTLLLLFVIHISRAQEFGGNPPSIKWNQVNSPEVKVIFPIGMDSAGKRVAAIIYQMSRPILPTIGYKQKQISVVLQNQNTISNAYVGLAPFRSEFYLTPEQNSFEIGSLNWVDQLAIHEYRHVQQYNNFNVGASRALRILFGEAGQAIGNELAIPNWFFEGDAVYNETHVSLQGRGRIPYFFNGYRALWAAGKDYSYMKLRNGSYVDYVPDHYPLGYMLVAYGREKYGNDFWKNVTHDAAAFKAPFYPFQNGFKRYAGVDFNQFRTGALQSFKQKFSDMPDARPNKKQHFIADQEYPAYVNDETLIYMKSSYKHRDKFVMRKGSVEKDIRIRDISLDNYFAYHNGKIVYAAYVPDPRWGYRTYSDLRLLDINSGEQKKLTHHTKYFSPDFSSDGQRIVAVQTAPSGKTEIHILNAADGKLLTVVPNPQDVFYTYPKFYGDDQLVSAVRSKDGAMHMATIDIKTGKINNLLSTALSAFPVVKHDTIYFSAPLGNNDRLFALNAKNRKLYLLNTNEMKGDIGNYQPTVSNNKLAWTSFTAYGYQVHEADKKAITWTDITTNGAGSLSDFGIHSLEKDSAANVLAKVQDEPLAVTKYSKAHHLFNFHSLIPDFNDPNYTISLEGENVLNTFQSSLLFNYNRDEGYKKFGFGGVYGGLYPYLTGSVNYTVDRKGYYKGNDVYWNETELRVGALVPLLFTNGTQITRLSFGTDVIYNSTSFQAAYRNTFADRSYTYLNSSIAISNHISQPKQNIYPRFGQSLSLNYKYAIHGADANQFLVSGALYLPGLLTNHNLVITGAFQQKNRNSVISFSNNFPFARGYTAENLYQLEKVGVNYHFPIAYPDAGIANAFYISRLRGNLFYDYTHANDFFTNGNPFKANFRSVGGEVYFDTSWFNQVPITLGIRYSHLLDDDVFGGYGRNRIELIVPLTLF, encoded by the coding sequence ATGCGCAACATCGCTAAACTATTACCGACACTTTTATTGTTATTTGTTATCCATATAAGCCGCGCCCAGGAATTTGGTGGTAACCCGCCATCTATAAAATGGAACCAGGTAAATTCCCCCGAGGTTAAAGTGATATTTCCGATAGGTATGGATAGCGCGGGTAAACGTGTGGCAGCTATTATTTACCAAATGAGCCGGCCTATACTACCAACCATTGGTTATAAGCAAAAACAAATTAGTGTAGTACTGCAAAATCAAAATACAATATCAAACGCATATGTGGGTTTAGCCCCCTTTCGCAGCGAGTTTTACCTTACGCCCGAGCAAAATAGCTTTGAAATAGGTAGCCTTAACTGGGTCGATCAGTTGGCCATACATGAATACCGCCATGTGCAACAATACAATAACTTTAACGTAGGCGCATCGCGTGCTCTGCGCATATTGTTTGGCGAAGCTGGGCAGGCCATTGGGAACGAACTGGCCATCCCTAATTGGTTTTTTGAGGGCGACGCCGTTTATAACGAAACCCATGTAAGTTTACAGGGCAGGGGACGGATCCCTTATTTTTTTAATGGTTACCGGGCCTTGTGGGCCGCTGGCAAGGACTATAGTTACATGAAGTTAAGGAATGGATCGTATGTTGATTACGTGCCCGACCACTACCCCTTAGGCTATATGCTGGTAGCCTACGGCCGGGAAAAGTATGGCAACGATTTCTGGAAAAATGTTACACATGATGCCGCGGCATTCAAAGCTCCTTTTTACCCCTTTCAGAACGGTTTTAAAAGATATGCCGGTGTAGATTTTAATCAATTTAGGACAGGTGCCCTGCAATCTTTCAAACAAAAGTTTAGCGATATGCCGGATGCGCGGCCAAATAAGAAACAGCATTTTATAGCCGACCAGGAATATCCGGCTTATGTAAATGATGAAACATTGATTTACATGAAAAGCTCGTATAAACACCGCGATAAGTTTGTGATGAGAAAAGGGAGTGTTGAGAAAGATATCAGGATAAGGGATATTTCGCTGGATAATTACTTTGCTTATCATAATGGTAAAATTGTTTATGCAGCGTATGTACCTGATCCGCGCTGGGGCTACCGCACGTATAGCGATCTGCGCCTGCTCGATATAAATAGCGGCGAGCAAAAAAAACTAACGCATCACACCAAATATTTTTCGCCAGATTTTAGTAGTGATGGACAACGTATAGTTGCCGTGCAAACAGCCCCATCCGGTAAAACCGAAATACACATTTTAAACGCAGCAGACGGCAAACTGTTAACGGTTGTGCCTAATCCCCAGGATGTGTTTTACACCTATCCTAAGTTTTATGGTGACGATCAGCTGGTTTCTGCGGTACGCAGTAAGGATGGCGCTATGCACATGGCTACTATTGATATTAAAACCGGGAAGATAAATAACCTGCTGTCCACAGCGCTGTCCGCTTTCCCGGTTGTTAAGCATGATACCATTTATTTTTCGGCACCGCTTGGTAACAACGATCGCTTGTTTGCACTGAATGCAAAAAACCGTAAGCTGTACTTGTTAAATACCAATGAAATGAAAGGTGATATTGGCAATTATCAGCCCACGGTAAGCAACAATAAATTGGCGTGGACAAGTTTTACGGCGTACGGCTATCAGGTGCATGAGGCAGACAAAAAAGCAATTACCTGGACGGATATTACAACGAACGGAGCAGGTAGTTTATCCGACTTTGGCATACACTCGTTAGAAAAAGATTCGGCGGCAAACGTGCTGGCAAAAGTGCAGGATGAACCTTTAGCGGTAACCAAATACAGCAAAGCGCATCACCTGTTTAATTTTCATAGCCTGATCCCCGATTTTAATGATCCTAATTATACCATATCGTTAGAAGGGGAAAATGTACTGAACACCTTCCAGTCAAGCCTGTTGTTTAATTATAATCGCGATGAAGGGTATAAAAAATTTGGCTTTGGTGGGGTTTATGGTGGTTTGTATCCTTATTTAACAGGCTCGGTTAACTATACGGTGGACAGGAAAGGGTATTACAAAGGCAACGATGTATACTGGAATGAGACAGAGCTGCGTGTTGGCGCACTCGTGCCGCTTTTGTTTACTAATGGTACGCAGATCACCCGTTTATCATTCGGTACCGATGTAATTTATAATAGCACCAGTTTTCAGGCCGCCTACCGAAACACTTTTGCCGACAGGTCATATACTTATTTAAATAGCAGCATCGCTATCAGCAATCATATTAGCCAGCCCAAACAAAATATCTATCCGCGTTTTGGGCAAAGCCTTTCGTTGAATTATAAATATGCCATACACGGGGCCGATGCAAACCAATTCCTGGTTTCGGGCGCTTTATATTTACCGGGTTTGTTAACTAATCACAACCTTGTTATTACCGGTGCCTTTCAACAAAAAAACAGGAATAGCGTAATTAGTTTCTCTAATAATTTCCCGTTTGCCAGGGGCTATACCGCCGAGAATTTATATCAGTTAGAAAAGGTGGGGGTTAATTATCATTTCCCCATTGCCTATCCCGACGCGGGAATAGCTAATGCCTTTTATATTTCACGTTTGCGGGGTAATTTGTTTTACGATTACACCCATGCTAATGATTTTTTTACTAATGGCAATCCATTTAAAGCCAATTTCAGGTCGGTAGGGGGCGAGGTTTATTTTGATACATCATGGTTTAACCAGGTACCTATAACGCTCGGGATAAGATACAGCCATTTACTGGATGATGATGTGTTTGGTGGCTACGGCCGTAACCGGATAGAACTGATTGTACCTTTAACCCTTTTCTAA